TAGACGTGCGGTCCCTCGACCACCGGACCGGAATCGTCCTCGCCGTCCTCGGAGCCCACTTCGCCGAGCAGATAGGGGATCGGGCTGTGCCCGTGGACGATGCGGACGCCGCCGTACGTGTCGAGCAGCGAGCGCACATGGTCGGCGCCGCCCTCGTCGCGGAAGGAGAAGCGCTTGGTGAACTTGCGGAACAGGTCCCACACCTCGTCCGCGTCGTTGCGGGTGATCGTCTCGCGGACGGTGTCGTTGACCGCCTCGATCGAGTCGCCGTAGTCGAGGTAGGCGGTGGTGTCGGAGTGGACGAGCAGATGGCCGTCGACCTCCTCGACCGCGTCGAGGCGGGACATCCACTGGAGGTGGTGGTCCTGGAGGCGGTCCATGTCGGTCTTCTGGCCGCCGTTGAGCAGCCAGGCGGCCTGGAAGGTGGCGGTGCCCGCGCCGGAGTTGACCGGGGTGTCGCCGAACCGCTTGGCGCCGAGGAGCAGCAGCTCGTGGTTGCCCATGAGGGCCTTGCAGTAGCCGCCGGCCGCGGCGGCCTCCGCGGACAGCCGCATCACGAGGTCGATGACGCCGATGC
Above is a window of Streptomyces griseorubiginosus DNA encoding:
- a CDS encoding metallophosphoesterase, with the translated sequence MTQGAGQGPEVERGAVLRDFRVPAYVNETGPYGHSSDVVPAHEEAYPEGYTPTEQDLPVIQHADGLQAAADHEGLAADGPGPLFVVGDVHGYLDELMAALQAKGLVDAAGNWCAGTARLWFLGDFTDRGPDGIGVIDLVMRLSAEAAAAGGYCKALMGNHELLLLGAKRFGDTPVNSGAGTATFQAAWLLNGGQKTDMDRLQDHHLQWMSRLDAVEEVDGHLLVHSDTTAYLDYGDSIEAVNDTVRETITRNDADEVWDLFRKFTKRFSFRDEGGADHVRSLLDTYGGVRIVHGHSPIPYLLGEVGSEDGEDDSGPVVEGPHVYADGLAIAMDGGVTMAGKLLVQQLPLDI